GACATCAAGCACCACGAGGCGAAGGCCCTGGCCCCGGCGCCCGCGCCCTGGTACCCGGCGCCGCAGGCCCCGTACGGCGGGCAGCCGCAGCACCAGCCGCCGCACCAGACCTCCCCGGGCTACGGCTACCCGCCCGCCGGGCAGCCCGCCCAGCCGCCGGTCCAGCCGCACGTGCCCCCGCAGCAGCCGGCCCCGCCCCCGCGCCTCGGGCAGGTCCGCGCCGAACTCGACGAGCTCAGCGAACTCCTGCGCAAGCAGACCGCCCTCCGGCCCCCGCAGCCCGGCGGCCCCTACCAGGACCCGAACAGCACCGCGATCCAGGACCCCCAGCAGTGACCGAGCGGGAACGCCTCATCGGCGAGCGCTACCAGCTCGCCACCATCCTCGGACAGGGCGGCATGGGCCAGGTCTGGACGGCCTACGACCGCCGCCTGGACCGCCGCGTCGCCGTCAAGCTGCTGCGCCCCGACAAGGTGGCCGGCCCCGGCACCGTCGCCGAGGAACTGCGCCGCCGCTTCGTGCGCGAATGCCGGGTCACCGCCCAGGTGGACCACCCCGGCCTGGTCACCGTCCACGACGCCGGCAGCGACGGCGACGAGCTGTACCTCGTCATGGGCTACGTCGAGGGCTCCGACCTCGCCGACCACCTCGCCGAGCACGACCCCTACCCCTGGCCGTGGGCCGTCGCGGTGGTGGCGCAGCTGTGCGCGGTGCTCTCCGCCGTGCACGCGGTGCCGATCGTCCACCGCGACCTGAAACCGCGCAACGTGATGGTCCGCCCCGACGGGACCGTCCTGGTCCTGGACCTCGGCGTCGCCTCCGTGATGGACACCGACACCACCCGCCTCACCAGCACCGGCTCCCCGATCGGCAGCCCCGCCTACATGGCGCCCGAACAGGCCATGGGCGGCGCGGTGGGCCCGTACACCGACCTGTACGCCCTCGGCGTGCTGCTGTACGAACTCCTCAGCGGCAACGTCCCCTTCGCCGGATCCACCGCCCTCGGCGTCCTCCACCGCCACCTGTACGAACCCCCGGCCCCGGTGCGCCCGCTGCGCCCCGAGATCCCCCAGGAGCTGGAGGCGGTCCTGCTGCGCCTCCTCGCCAAGGACCCCCAGGACCGCCCCGGTTCCGCCCAGGAGGTCTACGAGGCCCTCGCGCCGCTGCTCCCGGCCCCCGGCAGCCGCCTCCCGGCCGGCCCCCTCGACCCGACCCGCCCCTTCCTGCGCCCCCAGGCCCCCTGGCCGGACCGGGCCGCCGTGGTCCCGCCGCGGCCGTCCGCGCCCCCGGCGCCGCCCCGCCCCGACATCCCGGGCGCGGTGGACGAGGCCCGCAAGCTGCTGGACCAGGGGCGGCTCACCCAGGCCGTGGACATCCTCGGCGGCATCCTCCCGGCGGCCGCCGCCGAGCACGGGGAGCACTCACCGGTGGTCCGCAGCCTGCGCAAGCAGTACGCGGCCACCCTGATGGACGACGGCCAGTACCGCCGCGCCCTGCCCGAACTGCGCCGCCTCGCCGACCAGTTCCCGGCCGGGGACCCCCAGTCGCTGCGCTTCCGCTACGACGCCGCGCAGTGCCTGGAGCAGCTGGGCGAACCGGCGGCCGCCCTGGCGGAGTACCGCTCGCTGCTGCCCCTGTTCGAGAACCACTACGCCAACCCGGACCCGGGCCTGCCGCTGGAGGTCCGCCGCCGGATAGCGCACCTGCTGCTCTCCCTCGGCGACCGCCCGGCGGCCCACGACACCCTGGTCCGCCTCCTGTTCGACGCGGACCGGCTGCACGGCCCCGCCCACCCGCTCCCGGTGGAGATCCGCCGCACCCTGCAATGGCTGGGCCAGGTGCGCTGACCCGGCGGTGGACCGCTACGCCACCGCGCCCCGCCGCCGGCGCCGCAGCAGCGTCCCGAGCAGCACCAGCACCGACACCCCCGCGGCGGCCGCGCCCGTGAGCAGCCCCGGCGGGCTGAACTCGCAGCTCAGGGTGGTGCTGCGGCCGTCCAGCGGGAGGGCGAGCAGGCCCAGGCGGGCCCGGGCCTCCCGGCCGTCGCAGGTCCAGCCCGCGATGGCCGGGACCGCGACCACCGCCGTGCCGGCGCTGCCCGGGGGCAGGGTGGCGGTCAGGCCCGAGGAGGTGACCTCGACCCGGGTGGCCGCCGATGCCCTCAGCTGCGCCACCGCCGCGCCCAGCCTGGCCCGGTCCAGGCAGGACAGGGCCCACAGGTCGGGGGCGGGCCGGTCGAAGACCAGCTTCGAGGCGGGCCCGCGCGAGAGCCCCAGCGACTGGAGCGCCGCCCGGTTCTTGGGAGGGTTGCCGTTCAGCTTGAAGGGCCGCCCGCCGGCGAGGCGGGCCGTGGCGTTGTACTCCGGGGCCCACAGGAAGGCCTCGGTGCCCGCCCGGCAGATCCCGGGCGCGACCGGGTCCTCGTACACCTTCGCGCCCAGCAGCAGCTCCTGGTTGGCGAAGGGGGAGTCGCCGTACGCCGGGAGCGGTCCCGCCGGGCGGACGGTGACCAGCGGCAGGGCCTCGGCGCGGGCGACCGTACCGTCGGGCTTCAGCCGCGCGCCGACCGCGAACACCGCGTCCGTCACCGGGTTGTCGAGGCTCTGGACGCTGCGGCCGCGCGAGGTCCAGCCCGCGCCGAGCGCCGTCATGGTGCGGGTGAACACGTCCGGGGTGTGGCTGCTGTAGTACGAGCCGCCCTCACCGCCCAGCAGCATCGGGTCGTTGCCCGACAGTGCGGGCCGGCCCGCGTCGGTCCGGTACGCCGGCCAGCCCTCGGCGCCTGCCAGGGCGCGGGCGCGCGCGGTGTGGGCCCGGTTCCAGGACGGGTAGTCGTCCAGCCCGGCCAGCTTGCCCTTGTGCCCGTACGCGGTGGTCGCCGCGGCCTGCGCCACCAGCACCGCCGCGAGCAGTCCGGCGGCGGGCAGCAGCAGCCGCCGCCGGCCCAGCGCCCACCAGGCCCCGGCCGTCAGCGCCAGCCCGCCCGCGAAGAGCGCGTACCCCCACACCGTGGGCAGGGCGCTGCCGCTCGCCCACAGCGCGGCGGCCGTCAGCAGTCCGGCCCCCGCCGCGAGCGCCCGCACCCCGGGCAGGCCCGCGGCGAGCCCCGTCCAGGCGGCGATCACCGCGATCCCGGCGAGCACGAAGGTCTGCCGGTACGCGCTGCCGTTCGGGGTCGCGAACAGGTGCCAGGCCAGGTGGGTCGGCGCCCACTGCAGGGACAGCAGCACGGCCGCCACCAGCCCCGCCCACCAGCAGCGGGTACGGGCGGGCAGCGCCCGGTGGAAGGGCAGGGCCGCCACCAGCAGCAGGGTCCCGGTGCCCACGAACACGGCGGGGGAGTTGAAGGAGTACGTCGCCGGCAGCAGCCGCGCGAACAGGTCGGACCACGGCACCGGCTGGAACTCCTTGAACCAGCCCGGGTACGCCTGCTTCGAGCTGAGGAACAGCGGCACCAGCACCGGCGCCGCGAGGCCGATCCCCAGCAGTGTGGTCACGGCCGCCCGCCCGATCACCAGCGCCCGCTCGCGCGACCCCTCCCGGGTCAGCACCACCCGCACCACCAGCACCAGCGCCGCGCCCAGCGTGGCCATGTACGCGGTGTAGAAGTTGGCCGTCCAGCTCACGGCCACCACCAGCAC
The Streptomyces sp. NBC_00091 genome window above contains:
- a CDS encoding YfhO family protein: MSTSQLAPPQIPDRPATKAPRRSGRRTGVLGAVVAALVTAVAVCGGDAVARVFPYGSRHRSVNDLGNQFVPFHAHLWDLLHGRAEGGLLLNWQSGYGTSFLPDFGTYLTSPFAVLVALFPREDIDLAVYVVTVLKMAAAAAAMAWLLRTQRPGPWWAAGLLGASYALCGWSVIEAAYNPMWLDGLIAFPLLCLTGEWALRSRRPVLGVLVVAVSWTANFYTAYMATLGAALVLVVRVVLTREGSRERALVIGRAAVTTLLGIGLAAPVLVPLFLSSKQAYPGWFKEFQPVPWSDLFARLLPATYSFNSPAVFVGTGTLLLVAALPFHRALPARTRCWWAGLVAAVLLSLQWAPTHLAWHLFATPNGSAYRQTFVLAGIAVIAAWTGLAAGLPGVRALAAGAGLLTAAALWASGSALPTVWGYALFAGGLALTAGAWWALGRRRLLLPAAGLLAAVLVAQAAATTAYGHKGKLAGLDDYPSWNRAHTARARALAGAEGWPAYRTDAGRPALSGNDPMLLGGEGGSYYSSHTPDVFTRTMTALGAGWTSRGRSVQSLDNPVTDAVFAVGARLKPDGTVARAEALPLVTVRPAGPLPAYGDSPFANQELLLGAKVYEDPVAPGICRAGTEAFLWAPEYNATARLAGGRPFKLNGNPPKNRAALQSLGLSRGPASKLVFDRPAPDLWALSCLDRARLGAAVAQLRASAATRVEVTSSGLTATLPPGSAGTAVVAVPAIAGWTCDGREARARLGLLALPLDGRSTTLSCEFSPPGLLTGAAAAGVSVLVLLGTLLRRRRRGAVA
- a CDS encoding serine/threonine-protein kinase codes for the protein MTERERLIGERYQLATILGQGGMGQVWTAYDRRLDRRVAVKLLRPDKVAGPGTVAEELRRRFVRECRVTAQVDHPGLVTVHDAGSDGDELYLVMGYVEGSDLADHLAEHDPYPWPWAVAVVAQLCAVLSAVHAVPIVHRDLKPRNVMVRPDGTVLVLDLGVASVMDTDTTRLTSTGSPIGSPAYMAPEQAMGGAVGPYTDLYALGVLLYELLSGNVPFAGSTALGVLHRHLYEPPAPVRPLRPEIPQELEAVLLRLLAKDPQDRPGSAQEVYEALAPLLPAPGSRLPAGPLDPTRPFLRPQAPWPDRAAVVPPRPSAPPAPPRPDIPGAVDEARKLLDQGRLTQAVDILGGILPAAAAEHGEHSPVVRSLRKQYAATLMDDGQYRRALPELRRLADQFPAGDPQSLRFRYDAAQCLEQLGEPAAALAEYRSLLPLFENHYANPDPGLPLEVRRRIAHLLLSLGDRPAAHDTLVRLLFDADRLHGPAHPLPVEIRRTLQWLGQVR